The proteins below come from a single Iocasia fonsfrigidae genomic window:
- a CDS encoding MotA/TolQ/ExbB proton channel family protein yields MYPLLICSSIVLAIVLERWYYFRKLKNYSNEMLEQVGILVQQEKFSEAIRISQAKNCPVSQVISAGIEQHEKSQEERDKILFRIGSRELRKMSRNISGLGIVAHVSPLIGLLGTVAGMIEAFKKIQELGGSVDPVVLAGGIWAALITTATGLTVAIPAMIFYHYFEGKIDRYYAQMKESVQLLSEWLGETHVDFDESNETINTKEDIEYGI; encoded by the coding sequence ATGTACCCATTATTAATATGTTCTAGTATTGTTTTGGCTATTGTATTAGAGAGATGGTATTATTTTAGAAAACTTAAAAATTATTCTAATGAAATGTTAGAGCAGGTTGGTATTTTAGTTCAGCAGGAGAAGTTTTCGGAAGCAATACGAATTAGTCAAGCTAAAAATTGCCCGGTCTCTCAGGTTATTAGTGCTGGAATTGAGCAGCATGAAAAATCACAGGAAGAGCGCGATAAAATACTATTTCGAATTGGTTCAAGAGAATTACGAAAGATGTCAAGGAATATTAGTGGTTTAGGCATTGTGGCACATGTTTCTCCTCTGATTGGTCTCCTGGGAACTGTTGCTGGTATGATTGAGGCCTTTAAAAAGATTCAGGAATTAGGAGGAAGTGTAGACCCGGTAGTATTAGCGGGAGGTATTTGGGCGGCATTAATTACTACTGCTACTGGTCTAACAGTAGCTATTCCTGCCATGATTTTTTACCATTATTTTGAGGGTAAAATTGATCGCTATTATGCCCAGATGAAAGAGTCAGTTCAACTTTTATCAGAATGGTTAGGGGAAACCCATGTAGATTTTGATGAAAGTAATGAAACTATAAATACTAAGGAGGATATTGAATATGGAATTTGA
- a CDS encoding ABC transporter ATP-binding protein — translation MIKLKSVSFSYSQGQKEKGLHNINITIHQGELVLLCGESGCGKTTLTRLINGLIPNYYEGSLSGKVLINGLEVQKMPIYETAQMVGSVFQNPRSQFFNVDTTSELAFACENMGLPVEEIKQRIRKTVFDFKIERLMNRSIFHLSGGEKQKIACASVSTASPDIFVLDEPSSNLDTIAIDDLRQLIEMWKSRGKTIIIAEHRLYFMRELADRILYMKNGKIERELNNKEMKRINLEEFSGMGLRPLFWEGLTRDKRTVIPKSKDLCLSDFVFSYKNESPFIKIDSLAIPRSSAVAVIGYNGAGKSTFARCLCGLEKSCQGTISLCGKVYKGRERLKQCYMVMQDVNNQLFTESVLDEILLSMDEPDTLKAENILSSLDLLAMKDLHPMSLSGGQKQRVAIASAIASKKEIIIFDEPTSGLDLRHMKEVANNLKRLQQMRKTLFIISHDLELIFESCTHVLHFEEGKVIANYPLDDRGERKIKSFFYIENSKFNTRSSAYKVR, via the coding sequence GAAAAGCGTTTCTTTTTCATATTCGCAGGGCCAAAAAGAAAAGGGATTACATAATATTAATATAACAATTCATCAGGGTGAACTTGTTTTGCTATGTGGGGAATCTGGCTGTGGAAAAACCACTTTGACAAGGTTGATAAATGGCTTGATACCCAATTACTATGAAGGCTCTCTGTCAGGAAAGGTACTAATTAATGGTTTAGAAGTCCAAAAAATGCCCATTTATGAGACGGCTCAAATGGTAGGGTCGGTTTTTCAAAATCCGCGTTCTCAGTTTTTTAATGTAGATACTACAAGTGAGCTTGCCTTTGCTTGTGAGAATATGGGTTTGCCTGTAGAAGAAATAAAACAACGAATAAGAAAAACTGTTTTTGATTTTAAGATAGAGAGACTGATGAATAGAAGTATTTTTCACTTGTCAGGTGGAGAAAAACAAAAAATTGCCTGTGCGTCTGTTTCAACAGCCAGTCCTGATATTTTTGTTCTTGATGAGCCGTCTTCCAATCTGGATACAATAGCGATTGATGATCTGCGACAACTTATTGAAATGTGGAAAAGTCGGGGTAAAACCATTATTATTGCCGAACATCGCTTATATTTTATGCGTGAACTGGCTGACCGCATTCTGTATATGAAAAATGGTAAAATAGAAAGAGAATTAAATAACAAAGAAATGAAAAGAATTAATTTAGAAGAGTTTTCAGGCATGGGGCTTAGGCCGCTTTTTTGGGAAGGCTTAACACGAGATAAGCGAACGGTGATTCCAAAATCAAAGGATTTGTGCCTGAGCGATTTTGTCTTTTCTTATAAAAATGAATCTCCTTTTATTAAGATAGATTCGCTAGCAATACCAAGAAGTAGTGCCGTTGCTGTAATTGGATACAATGGGGCTGGAAAATCAACCTTTGCCAGATGTCTCTGTGGATTGGAGAAAAGTTGCCAAGGGACTATATCCCTCTGTGGCAAGGTATATAAGGGAAGAGAACGTTTGAAGCAGTGTTATATGGTTATGCAAGATGTCAATAATCAGCTTTTTACAGAAAGTGTCCTTGATGAGATTTTATTGAGTATGGATGAACCTGATACGTTAAAGGCGGAAAATATTTTAAGTAGCCTTGATCTGTTAGCAATGAAAGACCTGCATCCCATGTCTTTATCAGGTGGTCAAAAACAGCGGGTGGCAATTGCCAGTGCCATTGCCTCAAAGAAAGAGATTATAATCTTTGATGAGCCCACCAGTGGGCTTGACTTGCGTCATATGAAAGAAGTGGCCAATAATTTAAAACGACTTCAACAGATGAGAAAAACCCTATTTATCATTTCCCATGATCTGGAGCTGATATTTGAGAGTTGTACCCATGTTTTGCATTTTGAAGAAGGCAAGGTAATAGCTAACTATCCGTTAGATGACAGGGGTGAAAGGAAAATCAAATCGTTTTTTTATATTGAAAATAGTAAATTTAATACTAGATCTAGTGCATATAAAGTTAGATGA